CCGGGGGCCTTTGTCTTGTTCTTCTTTTCATTCCAGCGACGGGATCAGGGCGATGGACGCGACAGCGGCTTCAGGCGGAAACGGTTTTGACGCGGCGCTCCGCGCGCTCGAGGATCTCGAGACCAGCGTCGCCCAGGTCCGCGAGGACGGGCGCGACGACAAGGGCCCGGCGGCCGTCACCGCCACCGTCCCGCCGGCCGAACCGGTGCTGCCCCCGACCAGCGTGCTCGCCTTCTCCGATGGCGATCCCGCCGACGAGCCCGTCGCGATCGCCGCCGTCCCGCTCGCGGAAGCCGATCCCGCCCCGGCGCCGGCCCACCAGGCCGAGCCGACCGAGCCCCAGGCGGCGGCGCCCGCGCCTGTCCCGGCAACCGCCCCGGCCGTCGAGGCGCCCGCCGCCCGGTCGGGCCTCTGGACGAAGGTCGCGATCGGCCTCGGCCTTGCCTCCAGCGCCGTCTCCGCCGCCGGGCTGGTCATCGCCGAGCGGACGATCATGTCCGCCCGGCTGGTGGTCGCCGACGCCCGCGAACGGCAGGCGCAGCTCGCCCAGGCCAACCGGCTCATCCAGGATCTCCAGCTGGTCCGCGATCGCCAGGTCGAGCTGCTCAAGGCCCAGCAGGCCCAGCTCGCCAGCGCGCCGGTGAGCAGTGCCGAGCTTCAGCACCGCATGGAGGTGCTGCAGGAAGGGATCATGAAGCGCGATCCGGTCAACCAGGTCATCGAGGCGATCCGCGCCGGCCAGTCCGACAACAACGCCCGCGTCAACGAACTCGGCACGAAGATCGATCGCCTGGAAGCAGCGCTGCGGCACTGATTGTTGGCGCCCTCAGGCGCCGGGCGCGAGGCATCCACCTCGCTTGGCTTTCCTCGCATAAGCTCGGGCGGCCGTTCGGCCTTGCGGAACGCTCCGCGTTCCGACGACAATCTCAACGTTGCGTTGATCGTCGGAGCCCGTCAGGGCTCCGCAAGCGCGAACGCGCGCCCGAGCTTATGCGAGGAAAGCCAAGGTCACGGATGTGACCGCCGGCGCCTGAGGCTAATCAAAAAGCTCGGGCCAGAACAACTAACGCAATTCCCGCAGCGAACCCCGCAGCTTATCGAGCGCCGCCTTCTTGATCTGGCACACGCGCGCCGCGCCGATGCCCAGCGTCTGGCCGATTTCCTCGAGGTTCATCTCCTCGACGAAATAGAGCTGCAGCACCATCGCCTCGCGTTCGGGCAGTTCGGCGATATGTTCGGCCAGCGCCGCGCCCAGCTGCTCGCGCTCCATCGTCTGGTCGACGCGCTCCTCGACATCGGCGAACCACATCGACTGGTCCGAATAGACCTCGTCCATCGATTCCTGATAGGTCGCCGCCGTCTCGTCGAGCAGCGCGCGGAACGCGGCGCCGTCGAGGCCCAGCGCCTGGGCCAGCTCGGATTCGCTGGGGGAGCGCCCGTGGCTCTTCTCGAAATCGGCCTTGGCCTTGAGCAGCTGGCGCCGCTTGGTCATCGCGCCCCGGCTCATCGATGCGTGGCGGCGGAGGTGATCGATCATCGCCCCGCGCACCCGCATCGATGCATAGGTGGAAAAGGCGTGGCCGCGATCCTCATAGCCGTTGGCCGCCTCGACCAGCGCGATCATGCCGATCTGGATCAGGTCCTCCACGTCGATCGCGGAGGAGACCCGGCCATGCACATGCCAGGCGATCTTGCGGACGAGCTGCATGTGCGCGCGCACCAGCTCCTCCTGGCTCGCGCGCTTCGGCTTGCGGCCATAGGTCAGGTTGGTCTGGGTCGCCTCAGCCAGCACGGGCCACCGCCTCCATGCCGAAGAAGCTGTCGCCGCCCGCCGTCGCCGGGATCGCCATCGAATCGATCGATCGGGAGAGCTGGGCCATCGCCTGGGCGGCGCGGGCGTTGGGATATTGGTCG
The sequence above is drawn from the Rhizorhabdus dicambivorans genome and encodes:
- a CDS encoding FliA/WhiG family RNA polymerase sigma factor; its protein translation is MQLVRKIAWHVHGRVSSAIDVEDLIQIGMIALVEAANGYEDRGHAFSTYASMRVRGAMIDHLRRHASMSRGAMTKRRQLLKAKADFEKSHGRSPSESELAQALGLDGAAFRALLDETAATYQESMDEVYSDQSMWFADVEERVDQTMEREQLGAALAEHIAELPEREAMVLQLYFVEEMNLEEIGQTLGIGAARVCQIKKAALDKLRGSLRELR